One genomic region from Nocardioides plantarum encodes:
- a CDS encoding ATP-binding protein, which yields MTTFPDAPVRQHRRASRDLDDATVGGVASGLAHHLAWPVLWVRLGFVVTTALGGLGLALYAAFWVLLPAGPGFTHAAPGLESATRGGRRPGVRRRLSDAGPVIVLGAMGVAAILTVEAVLGRGAVFWPVAIAVVGVALLWRQADEAQRERWFDTGRVDPVRIVFGSGGWASYARVGIGLALLLAALFVLGFDQGSLRQARGSVIAGGLGVLAIGLVLGPWVWRLATELTEERAERVRTQERADVAAHLHDSVLQTLALIQKNAGDQATVSRLARAQERDLRSWLFADEATDESSVASALRGVAAEVEDAHGTSVDVVTVGDAAYDDSLRAVVAATRESLTNAAQHAGVPRVDVYAEITDAAVDVFVRDRGVGFDLADVAEDRHGVRHSIIDRMRRHGGTAEVRSEPGSGTEVRLHLPRTRHGDPT from the coding sequence ATGACCACGTTCCCCGATGCCCCGGTGCGCCAGCACCGCCGCGCGTCGCGCGACCTCGACGACGCCACGGTCGGCGGGGTGGCCTCCGGGCTGGCGCACCACCTGGCCTGGCCGGTGCTGTGGGTGCGGCTCGGGTTCGTGGTGACCACCGCGCTCGGCGGGCTCGGCCTCGCGCTGTACGCCGCCTTCTGGGTGCTGCTCCCGGCGGGGCCGGGCTTCACCCACGCGGCTCCCGGTCTCGAGAGCGCCACCCGTGGTGGCCGGCGCCCCGGCGTACGCCGCCGGCTCAGCGACGCCGGTCCGGTGATCGTGCTCGGGGCCATGGGTGTCGCGGCGATCCTCACCGTCGAGGCGGTCCTGGGCCGCGGCGCGGTGTTCTGGCCCGTGGCGATCGCCGTCGTCGGGGTGGCGCTGCTGTGGCGCCAGGCCGACGAGGCGCAGCGTGAGCGCTGGTTCGACACAGGGCGGGTCGACCCCGTGCGCATCGTCTTCGGCTCGGGCGGCTGGGCCTCCTACGCCCGGGTGGGGATCGGCCTGGCCCTGCTGCTGGCGGCGCTGTTCGTGCTCGGCTTCGACCAGGGCTCGCTGCGCCAGGCGCGCGGCTCGGTCATCGCCGGAGGGCTGGGTGTCCTGGCCATCGGCCTCGTGCTCGGGCCGTGGGTGTGGCGGTTGGCCACCGAGCTCACCGAGGAGCGGGCCGAGCGCGTGCGCACCCAGGAGCGGGCCGACGTCGCCGCCCACCTGCACGACTCGGTGCTGCAGACCCTCGCCCTGATCCAGAAGAACGCCGGCGACCAGGCGACGGTGTCGCGGCTGGCCCGCGCCCAGGAGCGCGACCTGCGGTCGTGGCTGTTCGCCGACGAGGCGACCGACGAGTCCTCGGTCGCCAGCGCCCTGCGCGGTGTGGCCGCCGAGGTCGAGGACGCCCACGGCACCAGCGTCGACGTCGTCACCGTCGGCGACGCGGCGTACGACGACTCCCTGCGCGCCGTCGTCGCGGCCACCCGCGAGTCGCTGACCAACGCCGCCCAGCACGCCGGCGTGCCCCGCGTCGACGTCTACGCCGAGATCACCGACGCCGCCGTCGACGTGTTCGTCCGGGACCGGGGGGTCGGCTTCGACCTCGCCGACGTCGCCGAGGACCGCCACGGAGTGCGACACAGCATCATCGACCGGATGCGCCGCCACGGCGGTACCGCCGAGGTCCGCTCGGAGCCCGGCAGCGGCACCGAGGTCCGGCTCCACCTGCCCCGCACCCGACACGGAGACCCCACATGA
- a CDS encoding PspC domain-containing protein, with translation MTTNPTEAPPDPTGPRVTRDEIRDLTRLRRSRDDRKIAGVAGGLARHLDIDPVIPRVLLVVLIFFGGAGILLYAVIWLVVPTEGTEEVPVRLDERSRSVVLVIAGAIAALALVGDSLGGWGPPWPIVVAGVAVLVVLLARGGEPRLHPLLREPVVPPGGPAYGPSYGPAYVPSYVPSVKPVATRRRGPVLFWYALALIALGTGTLGVVDLAGADVAGSAYPAVALGTSAALLLLGAFWGRAGGLILLGLVSAVATAGATVAAEADAGHIEATPTTANGVQDRYDLAFGAIDLDLTEVVDPEALDGRTVEVELGVAGRIEVRVPDDLDVVVRSTIDEGSVRVFGDRLGDGEQTTTLDGGADAPELTLDVSTVFGEIHVIREDPNR, from the coding sequence ATGACCACCAACCCCACCGAAGCACCCCCGGACCCGACCGGGCCGCGGGTCACCCGCGACGAGATCCGCGACCTGACCCGGCTGCGCCGCTCCCGCGACGACCGCAAGATCGCCGGCGTCGCCGGCGGCCTGGCCCGTCACCTCGACATCGACCCGGTCATCCCCCGGGTCCTGCTGGTGGTCCTGATCTTCTTCGGCGGCGCCGGCATCCTGCTGTACGCCGTCATCTGGCTCGTCGTGCCCACCGAGGGCACCGAGGAGGTCCCCGTCCGGCTCGACGAGCGCAGTCGCAGCGTCGTCCTGGTCATCGCCGGGGCCATCGCGGCGCTGGCCCTGGTCGGCGACAGCCTCGGCGGGTGGGGACCACCGTGGCCGATCGTGGTGGCCGGGGTGGCGGTCCTCGTGGTGCTACTCGCCCGGGGTGGCGAGCCCCGGCTGCACCCGCTCCTGCGCGAGCCCGTCGTGCCCCCGGGCGGGCCGGCGTACGGGCCTTCTTACGGGCCGGCGTACGTGCCGTCCTACGTGCCGTCGGTCAAGCCCGTGGCGACGCGGCGCCGCGGGCCGGTGCTGTTCTGGTACGCCCTCGCGCTGATCGCGTTGGGCACCGGCACCCTCGGGGTCGTCGACCTCGCCGGGGCGGACGTCGCCGGCTCGGCGTACCCCGCCGTGGCCCTGGGCACGAGCGCCGCGCTGCTGCTGCTCGGCGCGTTCTGGGGACGGGCCGGCGGCCTGATCCTGCTCGGGCTCGTCTCCGCGGTCGCCACGGCCGGGGCCACGGTCGCGGCCGAGGCCGACGCGGGCCACATCGAGGCCACCCCCACCACCGCGAACGGCGTCCAGGACCGCTACGACCTCGCCTTCGGCGCGATCGACCTCGACCTCACCGAGGTCGTCGACCCCGAGGCCCTGGACGGGCGCACCGTCGAGGTCGAGCTGGGCGTCGCGGGCCGGATCGAGGTGCGGGTGCCGGACGACCTCGACGTCGTGGTGCGCAGCACCATCGACGAGGGCTCGGTCCGGGTCTTCGGCGACCGGCTCGGCGACGGCGAGCAGACCACCACCCTCGACGGCGGCGCGGACGCGCCCGAGCTCACGCTCGACGTGAGCACCGTCTTCGGCGAGATCCACGTCATCCGAGAGGACCCGAACCGATGA
- a CDS encoding YbaK/EbsC family protein, with the protein MSTPSLGRITTVPALDRTDLLAPPVAAVLAGWEHAAEVGVVEIDPAVADTAAMAEAYEIGMDTGANCVVVAGRRDGQERVAACLVRADTRADVNTLVKRLLDVRKCSFLPMDRAVEESGMEYGGITPVGLPADWRLLLDTRVAEMDVAVIGSGVRRSKLLVPGRLLPLLPGAEVVEGLAG; encoded by the coding sequence GTGAGCACTCCCTCCCTCGGCCGGATCACCACCGTCCCCGCCCTCGACCGCACCGACCTCCTCGCCCCTCCCGTCGCCGCCGTCCTGGCCGGCTGGGAGCACGCGGCCGAGGTCGGCGTCGTCGAGATCGACCCCGCCGTCGCCGACACCGCCGCGATGGCCGAGGCCTACGAGATCGGGATGGACACCGGCGCCAACTGCGTCGTGGTCGCCGGGAGGCGCGACGGTCAGGAGCGCGTCGCGGCCTGCCTGGTGCGCGCCGACACCCGCGCCGACGTCAACACCCTCGTCAAGCGCCTGCTCGACGTGCGCAAGTGCTCGTTCCTGCCGATGGACCGCGCCGTCGAGGAGTCCGGCATGGAGTACGGCGGCATCACCCCCGTCGGCCTCCCGGCCGACTGGCGCCTGCTGCTCGACACCCGGGTGGCCGAGATGGACGTGGCCGTCATCGGGTCCGGCGTACGCCGCTCCAAGCTGCTCGTGCCCGGCCGCCTGCTGCCGCTGCTGCCCGGTGCCGAGGTCGTGGAGGGGCTGGCCGGCTGA